One region of Streptomyces rishiriensis genomic DNA includes:
- a CDS encoding response regulator transcription factor: MSGGMIKVLLAEDQSMVREALAALLGLEDDIEVVAQVARGDEVLAAARAHDVDVALLDIEMPGATGIEAAAQLHRELPKLKLVVLTTFGRPGYLRSAMEAGADAFLVKDAPAAQLAEAVRKVLAGERVIDPTLAAAALAGGANPLTDREREVLRAAADGSTNAELAAALHLSQGTVRNYLSTAIQKLAVRNRAEAVRTAREKGWL, encoded by the coding sequence ATGAGTGGTGGCATGATCAAGGTCCTGCTGGCCGAGGACCAGTCGATGGTCCGCGAGGCCCTGGCGGCCCTGCTCGGTCTCGAGGACGACATCGAGGTGGTCGCCCAGGTGGCGCGCGGCGACGAGGTCCTGGCGGCGGCCCGCGCCCACGATGTCGACGTGGCGCTTCTGGACATCGAGATGCCGGGCGCTACGGGTATCGAGGCGGCCGCCCAACTCCACAGGGAACTGCCGAAGTTGAAGCTGGTCGTGCTCACGACCTTCGGCCGCCCCGGCTATCTGCGCAGTGCCATGGAGGCCGGCGCCGACGCCTTCCTCGTCAAGGACGCGCCCGCGGCGCAGCTCGCGGAGGCGGTCCGCAAGGTCCTGGCGGGCGAGCGGGTCATCGACCCCACGCTGGCGGCGGCGGCCCTGGCGGGCGGCGCCAACCCCCTGACCGACCGGGAGCGGGAGGTGCTGCGCGCGGCGGCCGACGGTTCGACGAACGCGGAACTGGCTGCGGCCCTGCACCTGTCCCAGGGCACGGTCCGCAACTACCTCTCGACGGCGATACAGAAACTGGCGGTGCGCAACAGGGCCGAGGCGGTGCGGACCGCGAGGGAGAAGGGCTGGCTGTG